The nucleotide sequence TTATTAGCTAGTCAGAACTTTTGGCACTTGTTAGCTATAACTTTGTAAACTAAATTCTTTGTGGTATATTGAGAATACTTTAAACATTTATATGGAAAGAATTTGGATCAAAGATATAAAACATGAAGAGGGTGAGCAGGTCTCTCTTTCTGGATGGGTGGCTACACGTCGCGACCATGGCAACATCATTTTTATAGACTTGAAAGATAAAAGCGGTCTTATTCAAGTTGTTTTTTCTAAAACTGATGGCGAAGTGTATGATATAGCCAATCAATTGCGTCCAGCTTGGGTTATTAATTTAGAAGGGGTTGTCCATATGCGACCCGAGAAAAATCGCAACAACAAAATTATAACAGGCGACATAGAAATAGGAGCGCAAAAAATTACCCTCTATTCAAAGGCAGATGTTTTGCCTCTTGACATAGAAGGGGATGGTTACGATATCAACGAAAATTTAAGGCTTAAATACCGCTATTTGGACTTGAGAAGAGAACGCTTGCAGAACAATCTTAAGACCCGTCATAACTTTATGCTTTTTGTGCGGAATTATTTGAGCGCCCAAGGCTTTACCGAAATAGAAACTCCCAATCTTACTCGTTCCACCCCGGAAGGAGCTCGCGATTATTTGGTGCCCGCTCGCATTTCTCCTGGTAATTTTTATGCTTTGCCACAATCGCCTCAACAATATAAACAATTGTTGATGGTAGCTCAAATTGAGAGGTATTTTCAATTTGCCCGTTGTTTTAGAGACGAGGATGCTCGAGGCGATAGGCAGCCGGAATTTACTCAACTCGATATCGAAACTAGCTTTTGGAGTAGCGATCAAATTCTTAATTTAGTAGAGGCAATGATAGTAGAGTATGTTAAAATTTACTTGCCGGAAAAGCATATATTACAGACACCTTTTCCCAGAATAGAATACAAAGACGCTCTCGAAAAATATCATAGCGATAAACCTGATATTCGTAAAAATAAAGAAGACAATAATGAATTGGCCTTTGCCTTTATTGTTAATTTTCCTATGTTTGAATGGAAAGAAAGTGAAAAGCGTTGGGATGCCGTGCATCATCCTTTCACTCGCCCTCAATTCTTGGAAGGGGAAACCGTCCCTGAGCTTATAAAGCGCATGACAGAACGCCCTGGAAGCATTATGGCTGATCAGTATGATTTGGCTCTGAATGGTTTTGAGGCTGGCGGTGGCTCGCTAAGAACTTATCAGCCAGAACTATTAGAAAAAGTCTTTGAAATTATGGGTAATAGTCCGGCTTCCATCGAAGAAAAATTTGGGCACCTATTAGAAGCTTTCAAATACGGAGTGCCACCCCACGGGGGAATTGCCTTAGGGGTAGATAGGCTGATAACCCTTTTTCAGGGCGAACCCAATATCAGAGAAACTATTGCCTTTCCCAAAAATGGAGAAGGCTTTGACCCCCTTATGAATTCCCCGGCTAGCGTTGATAAGGCGCAAATTAAAGAATTAGGTATAGAAATTAACATTCTTAAAAAATAGGGCTATGGAAAATTTCACTTTAGATCAAAAAAAGGAGAGAACATTAGTACTCATAAAACCAGATGGGGTTAAAAGAGCCCTTATTGGCGAAATTATTCGTCGTATAGAAATGAGAGGCCTTAAAGTAGTCGGTATGGAAATGGTGTGGGCTAGGCCTGAACAAATTGACGAGCATTATCCGCATGACGAGGGCTGGATTAAGGGCATGGGAGAAAAAACCCTAGCTTCTTACAAAGATTATGGCTTAGACCCCATAGAGGAAATGGGGACGGATGACCCCTTAAAAATTGGTCAAGAATGCCGTAATTGGTTAGTGAATTTTATGTCTTCTGGGCCTATTGTAAAAATTGCCGTGGAGGGTTTGCATGCCATTGAAATGGTAAGAAAAATAGTGGGGAAGACCATTCCTGCTTCTGCTGATATGGGCACCATTAGAGGGGATTTCTCTGTTGACTCGCCCACACTAGCCAATAAAGACAAAAGGGCAGTTCGCAATTTAATTCATGCCTCTGGGAATAAAGAAGAAGCTGAGCATGAATTGTCTTTATGGTTTGCCAATGATAGCCTGTTCGATTATGAGCGCTCGGATGAAAGCACTATTTTTTAATTTTATTGGCGCAATTAAAAACACTTTGTTTTTAGCAAAGTGTTTTTTGTTTGCCATTTTATAGGCTAAATGTTACTATGGGCGCTACTCTTAGGTTATCCTTCTAGAAAATATTATGCTTGCTTTCAAGGTAAATCCTTATATAGAAAAAATAGCTCTTACATCCAAAGCGTTTAAAAAAGAATTTTATCCCTCCAACCGCGAAGAGAAGGATAATTCTACCGACCCTTTAGAAGAAGACAAAAATATGCCTGTTTATGGTTTGGTGCATAAATACCCTAATCGAGTATTGATTTTATTGACACTAAATTGCGCAGCTTATTGCCGCTTTTGTACTCGTCGCCGTTCTGTGTCTGCTATTCAAAAATGTCAGCTCGGGGAAAAGGATTTGCGTAAAATGGCTCATTATATAAAAAAACATGCCGGTATCAATGAAATTATCTTATCGGGAGGAGACCCCTTAACAGTACCAAACCTATTAGCGTCAGCTTTGAAAATTTTTGGTTCTCTCCCTCAAGTTAAAATACTTAGAATAGGCAGTCGTTTGCCAATTTCTAATCCCGCGGCCATTAATTCTTCCCTTCTCTCTATTCTGAGGAACAGCCCCAAGCAGCCAGTGTATATGCTTTTAAATTTTGAGCACCCTGACGAGTTGACGGCTGAAACTAAATTAGCTCTAAAGAAATTAAGGGCTAACAATTGTATTTTACTTTCGCAAACCGTTTTCTTAAAAGGTATTAATGACGACGTTTCTACATTGGAAAAATTATTTACCGCTTTGCTTACCCTAGGAGTTAAGCCTTACTATATTTTTCATAACGATGAACCGAAGGGTACAGAACATTTTACCGTGGCCCTCAAAAAAGAAGCTCAAATTATGGACCAACTCCGTCGGCGAGTAGGTGGGTTAGCTTGTCCTGTCTATGCACTCGATTCTGCCAAGGCGCCTTATAAAATTCCCTTGGCATATGGACTAGCGCAACCAGAGATTAGGCATTAGCTCTTATTTCTTGCCTCGGTATATCTGATGAATATCTTTTCTTGGCAAAGGGGGAGCGCTTTGCTATAATATCTTTGACCCTAGAGAGATTTTAGACCAAACATTTTTGTTTTGGGACTCTGCGTCTGAGAACCCGTGGGCTTTCAGCAAGGTATCCCACTTGGCATTATTGCCTAAACCTCTCAGGGTCTCTTAAGCAGCCATTCGCCAGCTTGTCGTTGGGTGAATGGCTTTTTGAGTTTATGTTTGACCGCAAACCGTTTTTCATTATAGAATAACTATATTTAACATTGAGGCTATTATTATGGATATTAATACTTTTCATTTACCGACAGAGGGAAATCCAAAATTAGTCAAATTAGTGACTAATTTAGAGTCCCACAAAGAAATTCAAACTTTGCTGACAATGTCTAATGTTACTGCTGTCAACCGCCTGGGCTATAACGACCATGGACCTACCCATGTCAAAATCGTTGCCAATTCAGCTCTTTTAATGCTGAGAATTATAAACGAATACGGACTTCATTCTAGTTTGCAAGAAAACTACAACTCTTTCGATTTAACGGACCAAGATGCCGAATTGGTTGTAGTGCTGGGCAGTTATTTACACGATATTGGTCACGCCGTGCACAGAGCTGGACATGAATTGGTGGGGACCCTCTTGGCTAAACCCATTATTGAGCAAGTCTTAACGGGTCTTTACTCCGATGAGC is from Candidatus Paceibacterota bacterium and encodes:
- the aspS gene encoding aspartate--tRNA ligase, with protein sequence MERIWIKDIKHEEGEQVSLSGWVATRRDHGNIIFIDLKDKSGLIQVVFSKTDGEVYDIANQLRPAWVINLEGVVHMRPEKNRNNKIITGDIEIGAQKITLYSKADVLPLDIEGDGYDINENLRLKYRYLDLRRERLQNNLKTRHNFMLFVRNYLSAQGFTEIETPNLTRSTPEGARDYLVPARISPGNFYALPQSPQQYKQLLMVAQIERYFQFARCFRDEDARGDRQPEFTQLDIETSFWSSDQILNLVEAMIVEYVKIYLPEKHILQTPFPRIEYKDALEKYHSDKPDIRKNKEDNNELAFAFIVNFPMFEWKESEKRWDAVHHPFTRPQFLEGETVPELIKRMTERPGSIMADQYDLALNGFEAGGGSLRTYQPELLEKVFEIMGNSPASIEEKFGHLLEAFKYGVPPHGGIALGVDRLITLFQGEPNIRETIAFPKNGEGFDPLMNSPASVDKAQIKELGIEINILKK
- a CDS encoding nucleoside-diphosphate kinase gives rise to the protein MENFTLDQKKERTLVLIKPDGVKRALIGEIIRRIEMRGLKVVGMEMVWARPEQIDEHYPHDEGWIKGMGEKTLASYKDYGLDPIEEMGTDDPLKIGQECRNWLVNFMSSGPIVKIAVEGLHAIEMVRKIVGKTIPASADMGTIRGDFSVDSPTLANKDKRAVRNLIHASGNKEEAEHELSLWFANDSLFDYERSDESTIF
- a CDS encoding KamA family radical SAM protein — encoded protein: MLAFKVNPYIEKIALTSKAFKKEFYPSNREEKDNSTDPLEEDKNMPVYGLVHKYPNRVLILLTLNCAAYCRFCTRRRSVSAIQKCQLGEKDLRKMAHYIKKHAGINEIILSGGDPLTVPNLLASALKIFGSLPQVKILRIGSRLPISNPAAINSSLLSILRNSPKQPVYMLLNFEHPDELTAETKLALKKLRANNCILLSQTVFLKGINDDVSTLEKLFTALLTLGVKPYYIFHNDEPKGTEHFTVALKKEAQIMDQLRRRVGGLACPVYALDSAKAPYKIPLAYGLAQPEIRH
- a CDS encoding HD domain-containing protein, yielding MDINTFHLPTEGNPKLVKLVTNLESHKEIQTLLTMSNVTAVNRLGYNDHGPTHVKIVANSALLMLRIINEYGLHSSLQENYNSFDLTDQDAELVVVLGSYLHDIGHAVHRAGHELVGTLLAKPIIEQVLTGLYSDEQRIIMVFEILHAIYSHEPNIIPLTIEAGIVKVADALDMEKGRARAPYTAGSVNIHSLSALGIENVEITKGVKRPLKIKIHMSNTAGIFQADDLLGEKLRTSGIAKYFEVEIYLLRDGKENLLKSYELE